The region AGCGATGTGAAGGACTTCTCCTACTTCTGCAACTTAACCCCTCGAATTGAATAATCCAACAACTCCATCGGATGCATCAGAGTAACTTCCTTCCCTTTCAACCGCAAATGCTTCTGAATTTGCAACGAACAACCCGGATTAGCAGAAGCAATTAATTCCGCCCCAGTATTGAGCAAATTCTCTACTTTTTGCTGTCCCAAATCATCCGCCACCTCTGGTTGCAGCATATTGTAAACCCCAGCACTACCACAGCACAAAGCTGCATCTATCGGTTCCCGCAATTTTACATTCGGAATTTGACGCAAAAGTTGCCGAGGTTGGACGCTAATTTTCTGCCCATGTAACAAGTGACAAGCATCTTGATAAACCATCGTCAGTGGTTCATCTGTAAGCGGTGAAAGTTTCGTGGTTAGCCCCACTTGTGCCAAAAATTCTTGAGCATCTTTTACCTTAGCTGCAAATGCTTTTGCCTTTTCCCGATACTCTAAGTCATCTTCTAAAATATGCTCATATTCCTTCAGCGTATGACCACAACCAGCCGCATTGATAATGATGTAATCAACATCCGTCCCGGCAAAACTATCAATCATCTGTCGTGCCAATGCTTGAGCTTGTTCGCGTTGCCCTTGGTGTTCCGGCAAAGCAGCACAACACCCTTGCGTTTTCGGAATCACCACTTCACAACCATTAGCCGTTAAAACCCGCACAGTTGCCTCATTCACCGGTGAGAAAAACAAGCGTTGTACGCACCCCAAAATCACCCCCACTCGGTAAC is a window of Microcoleus sp. AS-A8 DNA encoding:
- a CDS encoding (Fe-S)-binding protein, which produces MQTLPEGVTQSIESIPESVSGFDAQHPPEQKLIDTCVHCGFCLSTCPSYRVIGKEMDSPRGRIYLMDAIKNGEASLGEATAQHFDSCLGCLACVTTCPSGVQYDKLIAATRPQVERNYPRSLPDRLIRTLIFNLFPYPGRLRPFLLFLYVYQKLGLQKLVRSTGLLKKVFPRLAAMDAILPQITLDSFRDNFPDVIPAQGKKRYRVGVILGCVQRLFFSPVNEATVRVLTANGCEVVIPKTQGCCAALPEHQGQREQAQALARQMIDSFAGTDVDYIIINAAGCGHTLKEYEHILEDDLEYREKAKAFAAKVKDAQEFLAQVGLTTKLSPLTDEPLTMVYQDACHLLHGQKISVQPRQLLRQIPNVKLREPIDAALCCGSAGVYNMLQPEVADDLGQQKVENLLNTGAELIASANPGCSLQIQKHLRLKGKEVTLMHPMELLDYSIRGVKLQK